The genome window GACCGCTACCGCGAATTGTGAAACAGATTCTTAATCAGTTGTTTGAGCAGCAGTTGCTCACCCACGCCGAGGCGCGCGAAGCCATGTTGCGCATTGGGCAGGGCGAGGCCAACGCCTCCGAAATGGCCGCCTTCATGAGCGTGTACCGCATGCGGCCGATTTCGGTGCCGGAGCTGGCGGGCTTCCGCGACGCCCTGCTGAGTTTGAGCCGCGACCCGGAGCTGGGCACCCATGACACGGTAGACATTGTGGGCACCGGCGGCGACGGCAAGGACACGCTTAATATCAGCACGTTGGCGTGTTTTGTGGTGGCCGGCGCGGGCTACAAAGTCACTAAGCACGGCAATATTGGTGTGTCGTCGGTGTGTGGGTCGTCGGATGTGCTGGCCCAATTGGGGGTCGAGTTTGGGGTAGGCAACGACGTGCTGCAACGCCAGCTGGAGCAAGCTAACATTTGCTTTTTGCACGCCCCCTCCTTCCACCCAGCCATGCGCCACGCCGGGCCGGTGCGCCGGGAGCTGGGCGTGCGGACCTTCTTCAACATTCTGGGGCCGCTGGTAAATCCGGCCCGGCCCAACTACCAGGTAGCCGGCACCTTTAGCCTGGAGCTGCTGCGCCTCTACCACTACCTGCTGCAGCAAACGAATACACGCTACGCCGTGGTGCACGCCCTCGATGGCTACGACGAACTCTCGCTGACAGCGGCTGCCAAGCTGGCTTCGCCGGCAGGCGAGCAGGTAGTAACCGCCGCCGACCTGGGCCTGACGACAACAGTACCCGAGGAACTGGCCGGCGGAAAAAGCGCGGCGGAGTCGGCCCGGCTGTTTGTAGATGTGCTGGAGGGCCGCGCTACCCGGGCCCAACGCGACGTGGTGACGGCCAACGCGGCCCTGGCCATCCGGTGCCTGGAACCCACCTTTAGCTTTGCCGAAGCCCTGGCCGCCGCCCAGGAATCCTTGGACTCAGGGCGGGCGCGGACGGCGCTACGCAAGCTGGTAGCCGCCACGCACAGCCACGCCACCACAACGTAGAGACGCCATATGGTGCCTCTGGTCGAATGATCTGGAACCAACTGTCATTCCGACGCAGGAGGAATCTGGGTTAAATAGTTGAATGAGTAACCCAGATTCCTGGCGTTGCTTGGAATGACAAATACCATCAGCAATGACCAGACGCGAAGTGTCGCGTCTCTAGAACCGAATAAAGATTCTGGCCTTTTCGGGCTCCTTTTCTGCCAAATACTGTTCACTCAATTCCTTTCCACCAGACAGGAATTCACCCTAAATCCCGCCACAACGAACCCGGCGGCCCTTCAATGCCCACTATTCTCGACAAAATCATTGCCCATAAGCGCCAGGAAGTTGCCAACCGCCAGAGCCTTGTGCCGGTGAAGCTGCTGGAGCAAAGCCTCTACATGCCGACGCCGCCCCTGAGCCTGCGCCGCTACTTGCTGCGCGACGATTTGAGCGGCATCATTGCCGAGTTCAAGCGCAAGTCGCCGAGCAAGGGCTTCATCAACCCCCACGCTCCGGTGGAGCGCACCACCCTGGGCTACATGCAGGCCGGCGCTTCGGCCCTGTCGGTGCTGACGGACACCGAGTTTTTCGGGGGGAAGAATGAGGACCTGACCATTGCCCGCCGGTTTAATTTCTGCCCCATTCTGCGCAAGGATTTCGTGGTAGACGAGTACCAGATTCTGGAAGCCAAGAGCATCGGGGCCGACGCCGTGCTGCTGATTGCGGCCGTGCTTAGCGGCGAGGAAGTGCTGCGCCTGGGCCGCCTGGCTAAAAGCCTGGGGCTGGAAGTGCTGCTCGAAATTCATAACGCCGAGGAGCTGGACAAAACCCTGCACCCCGACGCCGTGAGCCTGGTGGGCGTCAACAACCGCAACCTGCACGACTTCAGCGTGAGCCTGGATACCTCGGGCGAGCTGGCCCAGCGCATCCCCGACGAGTTCGTGAAAGTGACGGAAAGCGGCCTGACCTCGGCCGCCGACATTGAGGCGCTACGCCAGGTGGGTTACCGAGGCTTCCTGATCGGGGAAACGTTCATGCGTCACTCGCGGCCCGAAAAGGCCTGCGCCGCCTTGGTGCAGCAGCTCCGCGCCACCGAAGCCGTAACCCTACTATAATGAGTGTGCGCCTGAAAGTCTGCGGCATGGCCCGGCCCGACAACCTGCGGGCGGTAGCCGCCCTGCGGCCCGACTTTCTGGGCTTCATCTTCTACCCCAAATCCCGGCGCTACGCCGCGCCCACGCTCACGCCCGCCGATGCGGCCACGGTTCCGGCTACTATCCGCAAGGTAGGCGTGTTCGTGGATGAGGACATGGCCGTAATGCAGGAGCGCATCACGGAGTACGGCTTGCAGGCGGTGCAGCTCCACGGCGCCGAAACGCCCGAAACCTGCGGGCTGCTGCGGGCTACGGGGGTAGCAGTTATTAAGGCGTTTGCGGTAGGGGAGAAGTTCGACTTTGCCCAGCTGCTACCCTACGTGGGGCAGGTTGACTTTTTCCTATTTGATACGGCCGGCGCCCAGCCCGGCGGCAACGGCACGGCCTTCGACTGGCAGATTTTAAAGCAGTACCACCTGACCGTGCCCTATTTTCTGGCCGGCGGGCTGGCCCTGGAGCACGCCGCCGTCCTGCAAAACCTGCAGCTTCCAGGCCTGTTTGCCTTGGACCTCAACAGCCAATTTGAAACTGAGCCCGGCGTAAAAGATGCCGAGCTGCTGCGCCAGATGTTTCAGCAGTTACGCCCTTAAGTATCCGTTGCGCGCACCGTTTGGCAGGGCTTCGGCGCTGCCGCTTGGTGCGCTACCTACCCCAAAACTTCCCGAGAAATCATGAGCACTACCTACCAACAACCCACGGAGCGCGGCTACTACGGCCAGTTCGGCGGCGCCTTCATTCCCGAAATGCTCTACCCCAACGTGGAAGAGCTGCGCCAGCAGTACCTCGATATTCTGGCCGACCCCGCCTTCCAGCAGGAGTACCAGCAGCTACTCCGCGACTACGTGGGCCGGCCGACTCCGCTGTTTGAAGCCAAGCGCTTATCGGCGAAGTATAACACCCGCGTGTACCTTAAGCGCGAGGACCTCTGCCACACCGGCGCCCACAAGGTAAACAACACCGTGGGGCAGATTTTGCTGGCCAAGCGCCTGGGCAAAACCCGCATTATTGCCGAAACCGGCGCCGGTCAGCACGGTGTGGCCACGGCCACGGTGTGCGCCCTGATGGGCATGCAGTGCATCGTGTACATGGGCGAAATTGACATGGAGCGCCAGAAGCCGAACGTGTACCGCATGCGCCTGCTAGGGGCCGAGGTACGCGCCGCCCTGAGCGGCAGCCGCACCCTCAAAGACGCTACCAACGAAGCCATTCGGGACTGGATCGGCAACCCCGTCGACACGCACTACATCATTGGCTCCGTGGTCGGTCCGCACCCGTACCCCGATCTGGTGGCGCGCTTGCAGGCCGTTATCAGCGAGGAGATGCGCAAGCAGCTACTGGAAAAAACCGGTTCTGAGTTACCGAATTACGTAGTGGCCTGCGTGGGTGGCGGCTCGAATGCGGCCGGCGCTTTTTACCACTTCCTGGAGGAGCCTTCCGTGAAGCTAGTGGCCGTGGAAGCGGCTGGGCACGGCGTCAACTCGGGACACTCGGCGGCTACTTCGGTGCTGGGCAAGCCGGGCATCATTCACGGCTCCCGCACCCTGCTCATGCAGGATGAGGACGGCCAGATTACCGAGCCGTATTCCTTGTCGGCGGGCCTCGATTACCCCGGCATCGGCCCCCTGCACGCCTTCCTGGCCGATTCGGGCCGGGCACAGTTCATTAGCATCGAAGACGAGGACGCCCTGCGCGCCGTAGCTGAGCTGAGCCGCCTGGAAGGCATCATTCCGGCCCTCGAAACCGCCCACGCCCTGGCGGCCCTGGGCCAGCTGGGCGCCGGCCCCGACGATGTGGTGGTGGTCAACCTCTCCGGCCGCGGCGACAAGGACCTGGAAACCTACCTCAAGTACGCCGACACTATTCTGTAAAGCCCGCTGACCTACCTGTGTCATGCTTCAGCAAACTCAGCATGACAAACAAAATTCATCATGCAAAATCGTATTCAACAGGCTTTCCAGAAGAAAGGTAAAAACCTGCTCAACGTGTACTTTACCGCCGGCTACCCCCGCCTGCACGATACGGTGCCGCTGATTAAGTCGCTGTCGATGGCTGGCGCCGACCTTATCGAAATCGGCATGCCATTCTCTGACCCGCTGGCCGACGGGCCCGTTATTCAAGCCAGCAGTACCGCGGCCCTGCAAAACGGCATGAACATGCGGGTGCTGTTTCAGCAGCTGGAAGGCATCCGGGAGGAAGTGACCGAAACGCCCATTCTGCTCATGGGTTACCTCAATCCGGTGATGCAGTTCGGGGTAGAAAACTTCTGCCGCGAAGCTGCCGCCGCCGGCGTAGATGGCGTGATTCTGCCCGACTTGCCGCTCGACGACTACGTGGCCG of Hymenobacter sublimis contains these proteins:
- the trpD gene encoding anthranilate phosphoribosyltransferase; this translates as MKQILNQLFEQQLLTHAEAREAMLRIGQGEANASEMAAFMSVYRMRPISVPELAGFRDALLSLSRDPELGTHDTVDIVGTGGDGKDTLNISTLACFVVAGAGYKVTKHGNIGVSSVCGSSDVLAQLGVEFGVGNDVLQRQLEQANICFLHAPSFHPAMRHAGPVRRELGVRTFFNILGPLVNPARPNYQVAGTFSLELLRLYHYLLQQTNTRYAVVHALDGYDELSLTAAAKLASPAGEQVVTAADLGLTTTVPEELAGGKSAAESARLFVDVLEGRATRAQRDVVTANAALAIRCLEPTFSFAEALAAAQESLDSGRARTALRKLVAATHSHATTT
- the trpC gene encoding indole-3-glycerol phosphate synthase TrpC, whose protein sequence is MPTILDKIIAHKRQEVANRQSLVPVKLLEQSLYMPTPPLSLRRYLLRDDLSGIIAEFKRKSPSKGFINPHAPVERTTLGYMQAGASALSVLTDTEFFGGKNEDLTIARRFNFCPILRKDFVVDEYQILEAKSIGADAVLLIAAVLSGEEVLRLGRLAKSLGLEVLLEIHNAEELDKTLHPDAVSLVGVNNRNLHDFSVSLDTSGELAQRIPDEFVKVTESGLTSAADIEALRQVGYRGFLIGETFMRHSRPEKACAALVQQLRATEAVTLL
- a CDS encoding phosphoribosylanthranilate isomerase, encoding MSVRLKVCGMARPDNLRAVAALRPDFLGFIFYPKSRRYAAPTLTPADAATVPATIRKVGVFVDEDMAVMQERITEYGLQAVQLHGAETPETCGLLRATGVAVIKAFAVGEKFDFAQLLPYVGQVDFFLFDTAGAQPGGNGTAFDWQILKQYHLTVPYFLAGGLALEHAAVLQNLQLPGLFALDLNSQFETEPGVKDAELLRQMFQQLRP
- the trpB gene encoding tryptophan synthase subunit beta — translated: MSTTYQQPTERGYYGQFGGAFIPEMLYPNVEELRQQYLDILADPAFQQEYQQLLRDYVGRPTPLFEAKRLSAKYNTRVYLKREDLCHTGAHKVNNTVGQILLAKRLGKTRIIAETGAGQHGVATATVCALMGMQCIVYMGEIDMERQKPNVYRMRLLGAEVRAALSGSRTLKDATNEAIRDWIGNPVDTHYIIGSVVGPHPYPDLVARLQAVISEEMRKQLLEKTGSELPNYVVACVGGGSNAAGAFYHFLEEPSVKLVAVEAAGHGVNSGHSAATSVLGKPGIIHGSRTLLMQDEDGQITEPYSLSAGLDYPGIGPLHAFLADSGRAQFISIEDEDALRAVAELSRLEGIIPALETAHALAALGQLGAGPDDVVVVNLSGRGDKDLETYLKYADTIL
- the trpA gene encoding tryptophan synthase subunit alpha, with amino-acid sequence MQNRIQQAFQKKGKNLLNVYFTAGYPRLHDTVPLIKSLSMAGADLIEIGMPFSDPLADGPVIQASSTAALQNGMNMRVLFQQLEGIREEVTETPILLMGYLNPVMQFGVENFCREAAAAGVDGVILPDLPLDDYVAEYQELFRRYNLRPVFLITPQTAPERIRRIDELTDSFLYLVSGPGTTGGANTQAEGVQEAYFQRIEAMNLRNPRLIGFGIGDKASFQRACQYAEGAIIGSALIRALEGTDDAPAAATRFVQLVLA